Proteins from a genomic interval of Rhodococcoides fascians A25f:
- a CDS encoding SDR family NAD(P)-dependent oxidoreductase, which produces MSTFTGKVAVVTGAGSGIGRALALELAGRGAKLALSDVDTAGLDETVRRVEALGAEVKSDFLDVSQRETVLDYAEAVVAHFGKVNQIYNNAGIAYHGDVDKSSFKDIERIVDVDFWGVVNGTKAFLPHIQASGDGHIINISSLFGLLAIPSQSAYNAAKFAVRGFSESLRMEMLISKAPVKVTVVHPGGIKTAIARNATVAENYDQADFAKFFDTKLAKTTPLDAAKTILKGVEKGKGRVLIGSDAIALDLLQRITGSRYQGLIVAVSRRALPRTKK; this is translated from the coding sequence ATGAGCACATTCACAGGCAAGGTAGCCGTCGTCACCGGCGCGGGCTCGGGAATCGGCCGGGCATTGGCCCTCGAGTTGGCCGGGCGTGGAGCGAAACTGGCACTGTCCGACGTCGACACCGCCGGACTCGACGAGACGGTCCGACGAGTCGAGGCACTCGGTGCCGAGGTCAAGTCGGATTTCCTGGATGTTTCCCAGCGCGAGACCGTCCTCGATTACGCCGAGGCCGTTGTCGCGCACTTCGGCAAGGTCAACCAGATCTACAACAACGCAGGCATCGCGTACCACGGTGACGTCGACAAGTCCTCGTTCAAGGACATCGAGCGCATCGTCGACGTGGACTTCTGGGGAGTCGTCAACGGCACCAAGGCATTTCTGCCGCACATCCAGGCCTCCGGCGACGGCCACATCATCAATATCTCCAGCCTCTTCGGCCTGCTGGCGATCCCGTCGCAGTCCGCGTACAACGCAGCGAAGTTCGCCGTCCGTGGGTTCAGCGAGTCGCTACGCATGGAAATGCTGATCTCCAAGGCACCGGTGAAGGTGACCGTCGTCCACCCCGGCGGCATCAAGACCGCCATCGCGCGCAACGCCACCGTCGCCGAGAACTACGACCAGGCGGACTTCGCGAAGTTCTTCGACACCAAGCTCGCCAAGACCACCCCGCTCGACGCGGCCAAGACCATCCTCAAGGGTGTCGAGAAGGGCAAGGGACGCGTGCTGATCGGCTCCGATGCGATCGCCCTCGATCTCCTGCAGCGCATCACCGGCTCGCGATACCAGGGCCTGATCGTCGCCGTCTCCAGGCGTGCGCTGCCGCGCACCAAGAAGTAG
- a CDS encoding TetR/AcrR family transcriptional regulator → MAYVNSPGATTKRTRLSPEQRRAQLIELGTEMLADRPLEQISVEDIADQAGVSRGLLFHYFSSKQEFHLEIVREASRSMIERTAPDPDLEPFEILRDSIANYVDYVTEKRDTFISLLRGTASGDPLMREVFEQTRTTMAERTLVQLAGLDMDVTPTIDLAVRGWIAFVEEATITWLRDPHISRDELIDLNVNALPAVALAPGMISALLGTDADTDA, encoded by the coding sequence ATGGCGTACGTGAACAGCCCCGGCGCGACGACGAAGAGGACCAGACTCAGTCCCGAGCAACGCCGAGCTCAGTTGATCGAGCTCGGTACCGAAATGCTGGCAGACCGGCCACTCGAACAGATCTCCGTCGAGGACATCGCAGACCAGGCAGGTGTCTCGCGAGGCCTACTGTTCCACTATTTTTCGTCCAAGCAAGAGTTTCACCTCGAAATAGTCCGCGAGGCCTCCCGGTCGATGATCGAGCGCACCGCCCCCGACCCAGACCTCGAACCTTTCGAGATTCTCCGCGACTCCATCGCCAACTACGTCGACTACGTCACCGAGAAGCGCGACACCTTCATCTCCCTGCTGCGCGGCACCGCGAGCGGAGATCCCCTGATGCGCGAGGTGTTCGAGCAGACCCGCACCACCATGGCCGAGCGCACTCTCGTCCAACTCGCCGGCCTCGACATGGACGTGACCCCCACCATCGACCTTGCCGTCCGAGGCTGGATCGCCTTCGTGGAGGAAGCGACCATCACCTGGCTCCGGGATCCGCACATCAGCCGTGACGAACTCATCGACCTCAATGTCAACGCCTTGCCTGCGGTCGCCCTGGCGCCGGGCATGATCTCCGCACTCCTGGGCACCGACGCCGACACGGACGCCTGA
- a CDS encoding ABC transporter substrate-binding protein: protein MTTSRITRAFSAPRAVAAVAALALSVTALTACGGNSDPLSSGGGETNSDTNSIIIGSANFPESETVANIYAEALRANGFEVSTKLNIGSREAYIPAVRDGSIDMIPDYTGNLLQYLDESATATSSEDVLAALPAALGDDLTVTAQAPGEDKDAVVVTRQTATERNLTTIGDLAPFSSDVTFAGTPEFQERVGGLPGLRDKYGLDISAGNYIPISDGGGPATVEALVSGQVVAADIFTTSPAIAQNDLVVLEDPENNFAAQNIIPVLRTAKQSDKLTQVLDAVSAQITTDELIALNTSVSGDEKVEPAAAAAAWVKDKGLDQPVS, encoded by the coding sequence ATGACCACCTCCCGAATCACGCGTGCGTTCTCCGCTCCGAGGGCGGTGGCAGCTGTTGCCGCACTCGCTCTCTCGGTCACCGCCCTGACCGCCTGCGGCGGCAATTCGGATCCACTCTCCAGCGGTGGCGGCGAGACCAACAGCGACACGAACTCCATCATCATCGGCTCCGCCAACTTCCCCGAGTCGGAAACCGTGGCGAACATCTACGCCGAGGCGCTGCGCGCCAACGGTTTCGAGGTGAGCACCAAGCTCAACATCGGCAGCCGCGAGGCCTACATCCCCGCAGTGCGTGACGGGTCGATCGACATGATTCCCGACTACACCGGCAACCTGCTGCAGTACTTGGACGAGTCCGCGACCGCCACGTCCTCCGAAGACGTGCTGGCGGCCCTGCCCGCAGCACTGGGCGACGACCTCACCGTGACGGCCCAGGCCCCCGGCGAGGACAAGGACGCCGTCGTCGTCACTCGTCAGACCGCCACCGAGCGCAACCTCACCACCATCGGCGACCTCGCGCCGTTTTCCTCGGACGTGACCTTCGCCGGCACTCCCGAATTCCAGGAGCGCGTCGGCGGTCTGCCGGGTCTGCGCGACAAGTACGGCCTGGACATCTCGGCCGGCAACTACATCCCGATCTCGGACGGCGGCGGGCCTGCCACCGTCGAGGCTCTGGTCTCCGGACAGGTCGTTGCCGCGGATATCTTCACGACCTCGCCTGCGATCGCGCAGAACGATCTGGTGGTGCTCGAGGACCCGGAGAACAACTTCGCCGCCCAGAACATCATCCCGGTGCTGCGTACGGCCAAGCAGTCCGACAAGCTCACCCAGGTTCTCGACGCCGTGTCGGCGCAGATCACCACCGACGAGCTGATCGCGCTGAACACCTCGGTGTCCGGTGACGAGAAGGTCGAGCCGGCGGCAGCAGCAGCGGCGTGGGTCAAGGACAAGGGCCTGGACCAGCCGGTCAGCTGA
- a CDS encoding glycine betaine ABC transporter substrate-binding protein, producing the protein MRSSVLATAVVVSIAGLLGGCSTAESADPAAEAIVVGSGSSDISQLLAQIYAGGLRSTGVDVEVKDGLGDRADYLAALDRGEVSMVPDLTGDLLRTFDTLAGATEAEDVFTELNRSLPAGLSVGDYATAEDRLAIAVAPDSASDDGETVTDFLRREDVTVGTVEGEVHPMDVRTESVGSPSFTGAGFSEFMVYPDAEFAIDDLNAGAVDALAIRTASFGPLAKDLTTLPDDEHVYPAQNVVPLYRNGVLSESALRSFSVVAGELTTADLADMIGEVRGGVASGDVAGRWLGEHNL; encoded by the coding sequence GTGCGTTCGTCGGTTCTGGCCACGGCGGTGGTGGTGTCGATCGCCGGACTCCTCGGCGGCTGCAGTACCGCCGAGTCGGCCGACCCTGCTGCTGAGGCCATCGTCGTCGGATCCGGCAGCTCGGACATCTCCCAGTTGCTCGCGCAGATCTACGCCGGTGGGTTGCGCTCGACGGGGGTGGACGTCGAAGTGAAGGACGGCCTCGGTGATCGGGCCGACTACCTCGCAGCCCTCGATCGCGGCGAGGTGTCCATGGTTCCCGACCTGACCGGCGACCTGTTGCGCACCTTCGACACGCTCGCCGGCGCAACCGAGGCCGAGGACGTGTTCACCGAGCTGAACCGCTCACTGCCCGCCGGATTGTCGGTGGGGGACTACGCGACGGCCGAGGATCGATTGGCGATTGCAGTAGCTCCCGACTCGGCGTCGGACGACGGGGAGACGGTGACGGACTTTCTTCGTCGGGAAGATGTGACAGTGGGGACGGTCGAGGGAGAGGTACATCCGATGGACGTGAGGACAGAGAGTGTGGGCAGCCCGAGCTTCACCGGGGCCGGATTCTCGGAGTTCATGGTGTACCCGGACGCAGAGTTCGCCATCGACGACCTGAATGCGGGTGCTGTGGATGCACTCGCAATTCGCACCGCGTCGTTCGGCCCGCTGGCGAAGGATCTGACAACACTGCCCGACGACGAGCACGTCTATCCAGCGCAGAATGTCGTTCCGCTCTACCGCAACGGGGTGCTGAGCGAGAGTGCTCTGAGGTCGTTCTCGGTGGTGGCGGGGGAGCTGACGACAGCGGACCTCGCCGACATGATCGGCGAGGTCCGTGGTGGTGTTGCGTCAGGCGATGTCGCTGGCCGCTGGCTCGGTGAGCACAATCTGTGA
- a CDS encoding flavin-containing monooxygenase, giving the protein MSLPVTDTSDRATSPRHVDTLIIGSGFAGLGAAIKLTKAGKKDFVVIERGHDVGGTWRDNTYPGAACDVPSHLYSYSFALNPDWTRSFSTQPEIQKYIAGVARKYGVMDKHVFGTDVTSARWNAETNRWDVETTSGNYTAKIVVSAVGALCEPNLPDIKGIHDFEGDVFHSAQWNHDVSLAGKRVAVIGTGASAIQIVPAIAGQVQHLDVYQRTAPWILPRADRPYTKLERFAFKHVPGFQRLSRAGIYAMRETQVVGLAKAPAFMKPLQWASENHLRTQIKDKALRAKVTPNFRIGCKRMLISNAYYPALAQSNVDLVTDGIAEVRKGSIVTKDGTERPIDALVVATGFHVTDSPAYQGITGKDGRTLAETFDDGGQQGYKGAAVANFPNMFFLVGPNTGLGHTSMVFMIESQINYLVDALNTIDKHDIGTIEVRKDVQDEYNVTLQDQLSKSVWMNGGCASWYLDKHGNNTTLWPGFTFEFRRMTKQFDLDAYRSVASADLSSGSSADTGTGNNTDKVAAR; this is encoded by the coding sequence ATGAGTCTTCCCGTAACAGACACTTCGGACCGTGCAACGTCGCCGCGTCACGTCGATACGCTGATCATCGGCAGCGGATTCGCCGGCCTCGGTGCGGCGATCAAGCTGACGAAGGCAGGCAAGAAGGACTTCGTCGTCATCGAACGAGGCCACGACGTCGGTGGCACCTGGCGCGACAACACCTACCCCGGTGCCGCCTGCGACGTGCCGTCGCACCTGTACTCGTACTCGTTCGCCCTGAATCCCGACTGGACCCGGTCGTTCTCCACGCAGCCCGAGATCCAGAAGTACATCGCCGGGGTGGCGCGCAAGTACGGCGTCATGGACAAGCACGTGTTCGGCACGGATGTGACCTCGGCTCGATGGAACGCCGAGACCAACCGCTGGGACGTCGAGACGACCTCCGGTAACTACACCGCGAAGATCGTCGTCTCGGCCGTCGGCGCACTGTGTGAGCCGAACCTGCCCGACATCAAGGGCATTCACGACTTCGAGGGCGATGTGTTCCACTCCGCCCAGTGGAACCACGACGTCTCCCTTGCCGGCAAGCGCGTCGCCGTCATCGGCACCGGCGCGTCGGCGATCCAGATCGTGCCCGCCATCGCAGGCCAGGTGCAGCACCTCGACGTGTATCAGCGCACCGCGCCGTGGATCCTCCCGCGCGCCGACCGCCCGTACACCAAGCTCGAGCGCTTCGCCTTCAAGCACGTTCCCGGATTCCAACGTCTCTCTCGCGCCGGCATCTACGCGATGCGTGAGACCCAGGTCGTCGGACTGGCCAAGGCTCCGGCCTTCATGAAGCCCCTGCAGTGGGCGTCGGAGAACCACCTGCGCACCCAGATCAAGGACAAGGCGTTGCGCGCCAAGGTGACGCCGAACTTCCGCATCGGCTGCAAGCGCATGCTGATCTCGAACGCGTACTACCCGGCTCTCGCCCAGAGCAACGTCGATCTCGTCACCGACGGCATCGCGGAGGTCCGCAAAGGATCCATCGTGACCAAGGACGGCACCGAGCGGCCGATCGACGCACTCGTCGTCGCCACCGGCTTCCACGTCACCGACTCCCCCGCGTACCAGGGCATCACCGGTAAGGACGGTCGCACGTTGGCCGAAACCTTCGACGACGGTGGCCAGCAGGGTTACAAGGGCGCAGCGGTGGCGAACTTCCCCAACATGTTCTTCCTGGTGGGGCCGAACACCGGCCTCGGACACACCTCGATGGTCTTCATGATCGAGTCGCAGATCAACTACCTGGTCGACGCGTTGAACACCATCGACAAGCACGACATCGGCACCATCGAGGTGCGCAAGGACGTGCAGGACGAGTACAACGTGACGCTGCAGGACCAGCTCTCCAAGAGCGTCTGGATGAACGGCGGGTGCGCCAGCTGGTACCTCGACAAGCACGGCAACAACACGACACTGTGGCCGGGCTTCACGTTCGAGTTCCGCAGAATGACCAAGCAGTTCGATCTGGATGCGTACCGTAGCGTCGCCAGCGCAGACCTCTCCTCCGGATCGTCGGCAGACACCGGCACCGGCAACAACACAGACAAGGTGGCCGCTCGATGA
- a CDS encoding alpha/beta hydrolase: protein MKAFYVPLPIVAAALKPFYRLALNPRFSFRTQRMILEAGAPLQTLPHGTVAQKLTLAGRKAERVTVGATERDTAILYLHGGAYTIGSINTHRSLAAHLARESASAVYVLDYRLAPENPYPAGLDDAVAAFRELVRVHGFTPDRIAIAGDSAGGGLTVATARRLVDDGTSPAALGLISPWVDPGARDAPKDRDLVVNTGWSYSSADAYLGAGDPLDQGFAPLLGNLDGLPPIVMHVGTDEVLYAQITAFADQLRLSGAELEHVEYKKLWHVAHLQASILREAAEAVQHMGAYLGRKVRASTNDASQIVLTEPAASDIA from the coding sequence GTGAAAGCCTTCTACGTTCCCCTGCCGATCGTTGCGGCCGCACTGAAGCCGTTCTATCGCCTCGCGCTGAATCCGCGGTTCTCGTTTCGCACCCAGCGAATGATCCTCGAAGCCGGGGCTCCGCTGCAGACGCTCCCGCACGGAACCGTCGCGCAGAAGTTGACGCTCGCGGGCCGCAAAGCCGAGCGTGTCACCGTCGGTGCGACCGAACGCGACACCGCGATTCTGTATCTCCACGGCGGCGCGTACACGATCGGATCGATCAACACGCACCGCTCCTTGGCCGCGCACCTGGCCCGGGAATCGGCCAGTGCCGTCTACGTGCTCGACTACCGGCTGGCACCGGAGAATCCGTACCCGGCCGGTCTGGACGACGCCGTGGCGGCATTCCGCGAGCTGGTTCGTGTCCACGGCTTCACCCCGGATCGCATTGCCATCGCGGGCGATTCGGCCGGCGGCGGTCTGACGGTCGCCACCGCCCGACGTCTGGTGGACGACGGGACGAGCCCGGCTGCCCTCGGGTTGATCTCGCCGTGGGTCGATCCCGGTGCGCGCGACGCCCCGAAGGATCGCGATCTGGTGGTCAACACAGGCTGGTCCTACAGCTCGGCCGATGCGTATCTGGGCGCGGGCGATCCGCTCGATCAGGGCTTCGCACCACTTCTGGGAAACCTGGACGGCCTGCCCCCGATCGTCATGCACGTCGGCACCGACGAGGTCCTGTACGCACAGATCACCGCGTTCGCGGACCAGCTGCGCCTGTCCGGCGCAGAGCTCGAACACGTGGAGTACAAGAAGCTCTGGCACGTGGCTCATCTGCAGGCGTCGATCCTGCGTGAGGCGGCCGAGGCCGTCCAGCACATGGGCGCTTATCTGGGCCGCAAGGTCAGGGCCTCGACGAACGATGCCTCACAGATTGTGCTCACCGAGCCAGCGGCCAGCGACATCGCCTGA